One Methylosinus sp. LW4 genomic region harbors:
- a CDS encoding carbohydrate porin — protein sequence MHFRILAALATLTLALQCASPSTAADKPSDTSAPPAFTWAGLHVGVNAGGGLPIASGGTLEAGSGFTSRAFDLAAPNRDRAGASFGAQIGYDWQHGPWVYGLETDLNFLGLRRASTGIFPAPAAYRPLGITAYGLTSDENGDYFASIRARLGYAFDRTLLYATGGIAAGGWRGASNLVFYGAGPLGLFFAPLSKSSRMKYAIGGGIEQTLDDHFSARLEYLFVNQQLQNRVYDNNSSFQFAARQRSEAHVMRLGLNYRFDPQEEARADVKSDDEKTSDAAKSEDAAGDDKAKKRGEKGKRGKKAKDEKKKDEKDDKKNEEIYSFHGQTTAVVQGYPKFPALYSGSHSFPPKGLADAGSTSNLFFGMRVWDGGAVYLNPEVDMGYGLANSVGAASYVNGAVAKVGRAAPYMRFQRYFLRQIIGLNGGEKVEDPETGSYNEVLESTQNQLSGKVDKDRVILTIGKFSVPDIFDDNKYAHDPTTGFLNFGVNTLAAFDYAADSWGYTYGAALEWKQDWWTARGGLFQLSEIPNGPYIEPQIGRQFMGVAEFEARYDLLEQPGVIKFLAFADNGNLAKVQDAIDFAYLTGNFPPDVNNPWIRKRHVKVGGGLNVQQQLSKEVGVFLRASMSDGRFETVDYTDIDRSLSVGFTAAGALWDRDKDEIGGAMVFSGLAGPRVSYFGLGGTSVYIGDGRLSYAGEKVLETYYKYNVRDGVELTLDYQLIGNPAHNSARGPVNIFGLRLHAQF from the coding sequence GGCGGCGGCCTGCCCATTGCGAGCGGCGGAACGCTGGAGGCCGGCAGCGGCTTCACGAGCCGGGCCTTCGACCTCGCGGCGCCGAATCGCGATCGCGCCGGAGCGAGCTTCGGCGCGCAGATCGGCTATGACTGGCAGCACGGGCCTTGGGTCTATGGCCTAGAGACCGATTTGAATTTTCTCGGCCTGCGCCGCGCTTCCACCGGAATTTTTCCGGCGCCCGCCGCCTATCGCCCTCTCGGAATCACGGCCTATGGGCTGACCTCGGACGAGAATGGCGATTACTTCGCCAGCATTCGCGCGCGCCTCGGCTACGCCTTCGACCGCACGCTGCTCTACGCCACTGGGGGAATCGCCGCCGGCGGCTGGCGCGGCGCGTCCAATCTCGTCTTCTATGGGGCGGGGCCGCTCGGCCTGTTCTTCGCGCCGCTCTCCAAATCCTCGCGCATGAAATATGCGATCGGCGGCGGGATCGAGCAGACGCTCGACGACCATTTCTCGGCGCGGCTCGAATATCTCTTCGTCAATCAGCAATTGCAGAACCGCGTCTACGACAATAATTCCTCCTTCCAATTCGCCGCGCGCCAACGCAGCGAGGCGCATGTGATGCGTCTCGGCCTGAACTACCGCTTCGATCCGCAGGAGGAAGCGCGCGCAGACGTCAAGAGCGACGACGAGAAGACGTCCGACGCGGCCAAGAGCGAGGACGCCGCCGGCGACGACAAGGCGAAGAAGCGCGGCGAGAAAGGCAAGCGCGGAAAAAAGGCGAAGGACGAGAAAAAGAAAGACGAGAAGGACGACAAGAAGAACGAGGAGATCTACAGCTTCCACGGTCAGACGACCGCGGTCGTGCAGGGCTATCCCAAATTTCCGGCGCTCTATTCCGGCTCGCACAGCTTTCCGCCCAAAGGCCTCGCCGACGCCGGCTCGACGAGCAATCTGTTCTTCGGCATGCGCGTTTGGGACGGCGGCGCCGTCTATCTCAATCCCGAGGTCGACATGGGCTATGGCCTCGCCAATTCCGTCGGCGCCGCCTCTTATGTGAACGGCGCCGTCGCAAAAGTCGGACGCGCCGCGCCCTATATGCGCTTCCAACGCTATTTCCTGCGCCAGATCATCGGGCTCAATGGCGGCGAGAAGGTCGAGGACCCCGAGACCGGCTCCTATAACGAGGTGCTGGAATCGACGCAGAATCAGCTGTCGGGCAAGGTGGACAAGGATCGTGTGATCCTCACCATCGGCAAGTTCAGCGTGCCGGATATTTTCGACGACAACAAATACGCCCATGATCCAACGACGGGCTTCTTGAACTTCGGCGTCAACACGCTCGCCGCCTTCGACTACGCCGCCGATTCCTGGGGCTACACCTATGGCGCGGCGTTGGAGTGGAAGCAGGATTGGTGGACGGCGCGCGGCGGCCTGTTCCAGCTCTCCGAGATTCCCAACGGCCCCTATATCGAGCCGCAGATCGGCCGCCAGTTCATGGGCGTCGCCGAATTCGAGGCGCGCTACGATCTCCTCGAGCAGCCGGGCGTGATCAAATTTCTGGCCTTCGCCGACAATGGCAATCTCGCCAAGGTGCAGGACGCCATCGACTTCGCCTATCTCACCGGCAATTTTCCGCCGGACGTCAACAATCCATGGATTCGCAAGCGCCATGTGAAGGTCGGCGGCGGACTCAATGTGCAGCAGCAGCTCTCCAAGGAGGTCGGCGTCTTCCTGCGCGCCAGCATGTCCGACGGACGTTTCGAGACCGTGGACTACACCGACATCGACCGCTCGCTCTCGGTCGGCTTCACCGCCGCCGGCGCGCTGTGGGACCGCGACAAGGACGAAATCGGCGGCGCCATGGTGTTCTCCGGCCTCGCCGGCCCGCGCGTGAGCTATTTCGGCCTCGGCGGAACCAGCGTCTATATCGGCGACGGCAGGCTCTCCTACGCCGGCGAGAAAGTGCTGGAGACCTATTACAAATACAACGTCCGCGACGGAGTCGAGCTGACGCTCGACTATCAGCTCATCGGCAATCCCGCGCATAATTCCGCGCGGGGGCCGGTCAATATCTTCGGCCTGCGGCTGCACGCGCAATTTTGA
- a CDS encoding nickel-dependent hydrogenase large subunit: MSRIVVGPFNRVEGDLEVTLDVENGVVREARVSASLYRGFEQLLLGRPAADALAIAPRICGICSVSQSLAAAAVLRAAQPIAPAPNGLLATNIAHAAENIADHLTHFYIFFMPDFARAAYAGRPWHGAAEARFKAVSGAALREALPARARLLETMGLIAGKWPHSLAFRAGGVTRALALGDEMRLRALLADFRGFLERTLFAAPLEAVTALSSIEELDRFADSAAGDFSAFLRIARDLRLEEMGRGPGLLLSAGAYLGPEGHRFPAGLLDTRTGGLREPPLDHIEEDVSHAYMRDTAADPARADTLPDIHREGAYSFAKAPRLEGRAVEVGALARQAVAGHALIRDLLARGGRSTVLARIVARVLEIALLTQAMEDWTRALAPNEPYCAPDAPLADGAFVGFVEAARGTLGHWATFRDGQIERYQIIAPTTWNFSPRDAAGTPGPLEQALAGLDVGDEGATNVAVQHIVRSFDPCMVCTAH, from the coding sequence ATGAGCCGCATCGTCGTCGGGCCGTTCAATCGCGTCGAGGGCGATCTCGAGGTGACGCTCGACGTCGAGAATGGCGTGGTGCGCGAGGCGCGCGTCTCGGCCTCGCTCTATCGCGGCTTCGAGCAATTGCTGCTCGGCCGCCCGGCCGCGGACGCGCTGGCGATCGCGCCACGCATCTGCGGCATTTGCTCGGTCTCGCAATCTCTGGCCGCCGCCGCCGTGCTGCGCGCGGCCCAGCCGATCGCGCCTGCGCCCAACGGGCTGCTCGCCACCAATATCGCCCATGCGGCGGAGAATATCGCAGACCATCTCACGCATTTCTACATCTTCTTCATGCCGGATTTCGCCCGCGCCGCCTATGCCGGCCGGCCCTGGCACGGCGCCGCGGAGGCGCGCTTCAAGGCGGTCTCCGGCGCGGCGCTGCGCGAGGCGCTGCCGGCGCGCGCGCGGCTGCTGGAGACGATGGGGCTGATCGCCGGCAAATGGCCGCACAGCCTCGCCTTCCGCGCCGGCGGCGTGACGCGGGCGCTGGCGCTGGGCGACGAGATGCGGCTGCGCGCCCTGCTCGCGGATTTTCGCGGCTTTCTCGAGCGCACGCTCTTCGCCGCGCCGCTCGAGGCCGTGACCGCCCTCTCCTCGATCGAGGAGCTCGATCGCTTCGCGGACAGCGCCGCCGGCGATTTTTCCGCCTTTCTGCGCATCGCGCGCGATCTTCGCCTCGAGGAGATGGGACGCGGCCCTGGCCTGCTGCTCTCGGCCGGCGCCTATCTCGGGCCGGAGGGCCATCGCTTCCCCGCCGGCCTTCTCGACACGAGGACGGGCGGGCTGCGCGAGCCGCCGCTCGATCACATCGAGGAGGATGTCTCGCATGCCTATATGCGCGACACCGCCGCCGATCCTGCGCGCGCCGACACGCTTCCCGACATTCACCGCGAGGGGGCCTATAGTTTCGCCAAGGCCCCGCGGCTCGAGGGCCGCGCGGTGGAGGTGGGCGCTCTGGCGCGCCAGGCCGTCGCCGGCCATGCGCTGATCCGCGACCTGCTCGCGCGTGGCGGCCGCTCCACCGTCCTCGCCCGCATCGTCGCGCGCGTCCTGGAGATTGCGCTGCTCACGCAGGCGATGGAGGATTGGACGCGCGCGCTGGCGCCGAACGAGCCCTATTGCGCGCCCGACGCGCCGCTCGCCGACGGCGCCTTCGTCGGCTTCGTCGAGGCGGCGCGCGGAACGCTCGGCCATTGGGCGACGTTCCGCGACGGTCAGATCGAGCGCTATCAGATCATCGCGCCCACGACCTGGAATTTCTCGCCGCGCGACGCCGCCGGCACTCCCGGCCCGCTGGAGCAGGCGCTGGCCGGGCTCGATGTGGGCGACGAGGGCGCGACCAATGTCGCGGTGCAGCATATCGTGCGCTCCTTCGACCCCTGCATGGTCTGCACGGCGCATTGA
- a CDS encoding HupU protein codes for MTKARDDFTLLWLQAGSCGGCTMATLERGAAGWFEELRGLGMRLLWHPSVSEETGEEARAILARVERGEQKLGALCIEGSILHGPEGTGLFNKLSGTGRSMLDWARALAPRADYCVAVGSCAAFGGVPAGAPDPTGASGLQYSGVDIGGALGPDYRSVKGLPVVNVSGCAPHPGWIMETLLALSLGRFTQADMDDYGRPRIFADHLAHHGCSRNEFYEFKASAEDFSERGCLMEHLGCKATQAVGDCNQRAWNGGGSCTQAGSTCIACTSPGFEATRGVHRTPKIGGIPVGLPLDMPKAWFVALAALSKSATPKRVRENARSDHIARAPTPGSEKKKP; via the coding sequence ATGACCAAGGCGCGCGACGATTTCACTCTGCTCTGGCTGCAGGCGGGCAGCTGCGGCGGCTGCACCATGGCGACGCTGGAGCGCGGCGCCGCCGGCTGGTTCGAGGAGCTGCGCGGCTTGGGCATGCGCCTGCTCTGGCATCCGAGCGTGAGCGAGGAGACCGGCGAGGAAGCCCGCGCCATTCTCGCCCGCGTCGAGCGCGGCGAGCAAAAGCTCGGCGCGCTCTGCATAGAGGGCTCCATCCTCCACGGGCCGGAGGGCACCGGCCTTTTCAACAAGCTCTCCGGCACCGGCCGCAGCATGCTGGATTGGGCGCGCGCGCTGGCGCCGCGCGCCGATTATTGCGTGGCGGTGGGAAGCTGCGCCGCTTTCGGCGGCGTGCCCGCCGGCGCGCCCGACCCCACGGGCGCCAGCGGGCTGCAATATTCCGGCGTCGATATCGGCGGGGCGCTGGGGCCGGATTATCGCTCGGTCAAAGGGCTGCCGGTCGTCAATGTCTCCGGCTGCGCGCCGCATCCGGGCTGGATCATGGAGACGCTGCTCGCGCTCTCGCTCGGCCGCTTCACGCAGGCCGATATGGACGATTACGGCCGGCCGCGCATTTTCGCCGACCATCTCGCCCATCACGGCTGCAGCCGCAATGAATTCTACGAGTTCAAGGCCAGCGCCGAGGATTTCTCCGAACGCGGCTGCCTGATGGAGCATTTGGGCTGCAAGGCGACGCAGGCGGTCGGCGACTGCAATCAGCGCGCATGGAACGGCGGCGGCTCCTGCACCCAGGCGGGCTCGACCTGCATCGCCTGCACCTCGCCGGGCTTCGAGGCGACCCGCGGCGTCCATCGCACGCCCAAGATCGGCGGCATTCCCGTCGGCCTGCCGCTCGACATGCCCAAAGCCTGGTTCGTCGCGCTCGCCGCCCTCTCCAAATCGGCGACGCCCAAACGCGTGCGCGAGAACGCCCGCAGCGACCATATCGCCCGCGCCCCGACGCCGGGCTCTGAAAAGAAGAAGCCATGA
- a CDS encoding hydrogenase small subunit, whose product MAAIETFYDVIRRQGVTRRSFTKFCSLTAASLGLGQTAATQMAQALETKPRIPVIWMHGLECTCCSESFIRSAHPLAKDVVLSMISLDYDDTIMAAAGHQAEAILEETKEKYKGKYILAVEGNPPLNEGGMFCIDGGKPFVEKLKWMAEDAMAIIAWGACASWGCVQAAKPNPTQATPIDKVIKDKPIIKVPGCPPIAEVMTGVVTYVTTFGRLPELDRQGRPKMFYSQRIHDKCYRRPHFDAGQFVEEWDDEAARKGHCLYKMGCKGPTTYNACSTVRWNGGVSFPIQSGHGCIGCSEEDFWDKGSFYDRLTKINHFGIEHNADEVGLAAAAVVGGAVAVHAGVTAVKRITAKHEG is encoded by the coding sequence ATGGCCGCCATCGAAACCTTCTACGACGTCATTCGCCGTCAGGGCGTCACGCGCCGCAGCTTCACCAAATTCTGCTCGCTCACCGCGGCGAGCCTCGGCCTCGGCCAGACCGCCGCCACGCAAATGGCGCAGGCGCTGGAGACCAAGCCGCGCATTCCGGTGATCTGGATGCATGGGCTCGAATGCACCTGCTGCTCGGAGAGCTTCATCCGCTCGGCGCATCCGCTGGCCAAGGACGTCGTGCTGTCGATGATCTCGCTCGACTATGACGACACCATCATGGCCGCCGCCGGCCATCAGGCCGAGGCGATTCTGGAAGAAACCAAGGAAAAGTACAAGGGCAAATATATTCTGGCCGTCGAGGGCAATCCGCCGCTGAACGAGGGCGGCATGTTCTGCATCGACGGCGGCAAGCCCTTCGTCGAGAAGCTGAAATGGATGGCCGAGGACGCCATGGCGATCATCGCCTGGGGCGCCTGCGCCTCCTGGGGCTGCGTGCAGGCGGCCAAGCCCAATCCGACGCAAGCGACGCCGATCGACAAGGTCATCAAGGACAAGCCGATCATCAAGGTTCCCGGCTGCCCGCCCATCGCCGAGGTGATGACCGGCGTGGTCACTTACGTCACCACTTTCGGCCGGCTGCCGGAACTCGACCGGCAGGGCCGGCCGAAAATGTTCTACTCCCAGCGCATCCACGACAAATGCTATCGTCGCCCGCATTTCGACGCCGGGCAGTTCGTGGAGGAATGGGACGATGAGGCGGCGCGCAAGGGCCATTGCCTCTACAAAATGGGCTGCAAGGGTCCGACGACCTATAACGCCTGCTCCACCGTGCGCTGGAACGGCGGCGTCTCCTTCCCCATCCAGTCCGGCCATGGCTGCATCGGCTGCTCGGAAGAGGATTTCTGGGATAAGGGCTCCTTCTACGACCGGCTGACCAAGATCAACCATTTCGGCATAGAGCATAACGCCGATGAGGTGGGCCTCGCGGCCGCGGCCGTCGTCGGCGGCGCCGTCGCCGTCCATGCCGGCGTCACCGCGGTGAAACGCATCACTGCCAAGCACGAAGGGTAA